Sequence from the Cucumis sativus cultivar 9930 chromosome 1, Cucumber_9930_V3, whole genome shotgun sequence genome:
ctctttaatttaattaaataaatacccaaattatttaattaaattcaatttcaacaacatcaaaaatcaaattctactaattaattaaatattcaaccaacaaatatttaattaattctaattccataaaatcatcaattctaaattaaatatttcaaattaacgCTCAATAGTTCCtacataattaaatcaaactaagataatcaaattcaatattacCTTAATTTTTGGGATGTTACAGAAGGTGGGTCTTCGAAGAGAAATTGCACTTGGATGCAAACATGAAACAAGTGATGCTTGAGGACAAGctttattctaaatttgggggtgtgataacttgtagaaatataagttattataGCCATTTAGATATAATAGTGAAACCAAAACACGTAATAAGTGTCAAAACACTCGTAGCTTATCgtgtaaattcataaatactCGAAAATACATGCAACATAAACCTCCATGCTTGTTTTACTGTGTTCTTAGTGTCTTAACGCGGGATTGTGAATAAAAGAAGAGACTAGTGAATCACAGAGGAACTCGCATAAAGGCTACCGAAGAAGACCTTTCTAGCAAGTACACTTTCTACGCAAGATCCATATATGCACGTGAGAAAGGTtcactagaagacaaaagTGGTAGATGGAGTTAATGTGACTTGACAATGGCTGCATTCGGCGTTAACATGTTTAGAAGAATAGAAGTTTTTCGTCGAAAGTTGCCTATAAAAAGACTTTATCTAGCTACCCCgactaaactatttttttttccaatttttttaatccaacccaatccaacataaaatttaacccaacccaacccttgCAATTTGAGTTAGGTAATTCAAGTTTGTCGagttactttttcttttaacaccCCTAGTGTGAGTTTCTCATGCCAACCCATCTAATTTAGATAAGTTCATATCTACTTAATTTTAGTCTCTTTTATCtagttaattataattcttcattttcttaaactaaATATTGTTGGAAAACATTCATATGCACTAGTCATTCATTTGcaaaatactttttttgtAATACTGTTTTTTagcagaaaaagaaaaataatttaggcTGTTGACACTTTTCTCTCTCCCCTAAATTTTTCATAGCTATTGTATCATGATGATACAATATTTAGATGAAAGGGCTCGAAAGGAGACACATGAATGAAGCTTCAACATACACTATATCAAGAATTCAAttatcaaaatgattttttaaaaaaatataccacaactaaattatttataaatataacaaaatatctttATCTATGAGTGATATATTGATATGTATACTTATATGCTATTATCATCTATCATCCCgaaaatattacaattaaataattttgaaaacattgttatttaaaataatttttttttcttgaaaccTCCTTCcaaaatcttatatatataaattttaaaattgaaaattatgaatacTGGGCAAAACTTTATAATTcaatccattaaaaaaaaaaagtgacaattcatatatgtaaaataataaataaataaaaaaataagggGGAAATAATTGAAAGGAGGAAGGGAATGGAGCGTTCTCCGAAAAATGCGGCTACTTGCCGCTTTCTTTACTTTCTCATCACTTGTTTTCCAAAAATGACTTTTCCTTCcgtctttctttattatttttattccttttctttttcttttttttctttaattcaagatcgattatataataaataattttaaattagtctTCATTAATTTACATccctaaacttttattttttatccactaaaattctaaacttaaataaatttttgttaaaaattattatatgtgacccataattatttcaatgcttcaattttttttgttgactcaaaatcaatttttactttcttttttagattaattatctttaaaaatcaatcattATGAGATTTGTTAAATTTCTTGGGATACggaattaacaaaattaactatcaaaattaattaatggtaattttaactaaaagttcaaaattgatttaagtataagttttttatattcgattgataaaattataagaaaaggaaatttacGTAAATATATGActtacaaaatttagatttaatgtTTGTGATGatcaactatatattattagttgTTTCCTAGGaatgcaatttttctaaattaatacTCTGattaaaatttagggtttataaaatataagttgaTACAACCAAAACTTAGGGTTAAaggtataaattgatattagtttgaaataaaaaattgcaaatgaaCCCCTGAACTACGCTTAAAGTTGAGAATAAACCCCAAAAgcttcttaaattaaatttgagtattGACGAATCTCACTTCATCACCCCCACTTCTGAtttattctctctcttcttatGTTATGTTGCGTATGGAAGAGAAGTGGTTTTTGTGAGAGAGAAAGTCAGCGTCCAATTGCTCTCTCTAtaattctctctcaaattcttctttttttttttcataaataaagcaaaataccatttccattttctttctccctAATCTCACCGGCGACAAAAATTCTGCATGTTTTCCGATTCCTCTTCGCCTGACACACTCAACTTCAAAACATGTTCTGTAGTTTGTTTGAGATGGACAATAACAATTATCAGCAAGCTGGTGATTTGACTGATGTGATCCGACTGAGTTCCGCCCCTGTCGCCGGTCATTTCTCCTCCGAATTCTCTCTCGACCCGTTTTCCGGTGACAGACAACTCTGGTCGCACCTTCCTGCTGACAATTCTTCCATGAATTTTGGAGATCCGTTGTCGTTTCCAACTCGAgatccatttcttcttccccATTTTTCTCCCTTCAACTTTGCTTCGGATGGCGGCGGTGAGGGTTTGGCGGCGGACGACCAGCCGTCTAATTTACTTTCCCATATGTTGCAGATCTCTCCGAGTTCTGGTGATGGTGTAATTAGTACTCCTCCATGTGAGTCGCTCGCCACAGCAGTGGGGAATTCTCCGAGGTCGACTTCGGTTCGTGGTGGCGGTGGTCTTGTGCTTCCGACCGGTGGCTCGAACTCTCTTTGTTTAATGGAGAATTCCGGGATTCAGATCTCTTCTCCGCGAAATTCCGCCAATAAAAGAAGGTAAAATCAAATCTTGGACTTCtgaaatgataataataactcAGTATATATTATGTTAATGGGTGCTTTTGATCATTCTGAGTTATAACTTGTTGGGgttcaaatgaaatttaaattttgtcttaCCTTTGAGTTTCGAAAGCTTCATGATAGTTGATTAATTAggtacttaaaaaaaattatgggttttagaaaaatatgtatagGCTTTCTCCTATAGGGATTATTTTAGGATATTGCTGGGTTCAAACTCTCTAGTCCAACATATGGAAAATAGGAGCATAAAGCTATGACTTTTAAGACATAATTCTCTTATGACTGAATGAACTTTGtctttactatatttatagaaGGTTCAAAGGGTggagaaaacattttttttccttaaatataCCTTGGAGAAATGTAAACTCTCGTAGTCTTCGATCACATTTCAATGTCTactttaatgaaaaaataaaactaaaatgaaaacaaatcaaatttagactatgttctaaataaaataacagtAACTAGCTATTTCAAGACCATATACATATCTATGTACAGACTCTATCTCATTTTTAGAGTTTAAGTTAATAAACTATATTAAGATTGTTGTAGATAAATTagcattaaaattttaaatatttggtacCTCTAATTAACCACAAGTTTAATTAGAGTGGAATAACTAAGAAAAATTCTACCACCTCTCCCATAGTTAACTAAAACTCCATCTGATCATAACAATTTAACTTTCcttttggttttattaaaaaaaaaaagaagaagaaataaagaagagaaaaacaagagAATTGAActccaaattacaaaattgttgCTTCAAACAAAAACGCTATTAAAATGAATTCCTACATGAATGAATTAACTAATGTGGTTGGTTGTTCTCAGGAAGAGCCAAGTGAAGAAGGTGGTGTGTATTCCGGCACCGGCACCGGCGAACAGTCGATCAAGCAGCGGCGAAGTGGTTCCTTCCGATCTATGGGCATGGAGGAAGTACGGACAAAAGCCCATCAAAGGATCCCCATATCCAAGGTCAACTTTCTTCAAAACTTTAAtcttattattacttttaggttaaatatattatcatttgGTTCCCTCTCTTCCTTCCATAAATCCTAAATTTAGTCctcaaattgtttaaataatatataacaacaataataacattcatgaaataattatatataataggAGAATGTATTCCTAAAtttataacaacaaaaaaaaaaaagttgctaatagataataaaacgtctttaaaaaaatcaactaaatgAACAAACAAGAGAAGTATGTTAAGATTTCTGCATAGACactatataaaattcaaaatctgaAAGTGTTGGTAGATTAAGTTgaattgaaatgattttaacTGTCTAAATTGATCATTGTTCATCCTAACTTTCCAAGTCAAAAAGATTTTGAcctcaaatattaattttttttttttctaattttctttggtaattttcaattaatttattttctacttaaacatgagagagagaaaaaaagagttttgtTTTCCAGAAATCAATGCCAAATGCTGCAAGTTTTTGtacctctttctctctctctctagctGACAAGAAATTGACTCCCAATAATTTCATGAATATCTCACTCATGATCATTTACTCATCATTTCTTCAAGTGGGCTTTAAAGTTGGGGCAGAGaaatcataatattttctaaacttctatatatactaatatattttttatttatagaaatacTATATAGTTTTGAGATGttctttatttcaatttatggtatttaatttgttctaGTCCAATTCTTTAGTTGTTGGTGTTAATCAAAACATGTGTTTTGTGTtccatttgtatttttcttcccttaTTAATGATGGttgacttttcaaaattaaatgttattagTAGATAAAtggtaattcttttttttttttccttttaattactttggatgtgatttttaaaaactaactaGCTTGTTTAACAATTCCTTTCTTATGTTGTAGaagtatttacattttttccaAAACCCTCAAATCTTTCATATACTTAATTCTCATTAATGTTGATCAtcttcattatatatatatagtatatgcCTTATAGTTCTTTTAtgcctttctttctcttctcttttctttcagGGGATATTATAGGTGCAGTAGTTCCAAGGGCTGCTCCGCTCGAAAGCAGGTCGAGCGAAGTCGTACTAACCCCAACATGCTTGTCATCACCTACACTTCGGAGCACAACCACCCATGGCCCACTCAACGCAATGCCCTTGCAGGTTCTACTCGTTCCCATCCTTCACGAACCACCACCGCTACCACCGCTAATAAAACAAGCCCGAAACATGAGCGCATTAACGACATCCTGCCAACCACAACAATAAAGGAGGAAGAGATGGATGAAGACCAAATGACAGATaaagcaacaacaacaaatgaTAATCAGGAGGAGGGAGATCATCAAGATTTCCCTTATGACTTAATTTTCACTGAATTTGCAGATCAAATGAACGACCTCGAGCACGACAACAACCACGACCATAATCATCATCTTTCAGCAGACCCTCTGAACAACAATATGTTGATGTTTAGTAACCATGGATTTAGTGCAGGAAATGGAGAAGGCAGTAAAGATCCATTTTTGGAGCTCTATGATTGGGCAGAGAATTCAAGTGGAAGTTTGTTCAAAGAAGCCAAGGGAGGTTGACGGAGGGTAATTATCAAACCACAGTTTAAAAAGagctttatatataaaaattaataacaaaactatatatatataaaattttaaacattatatACACATGCAGCTAGCTAGcttcctattttcttctttaagttagttttcctttttttttggttgctTTTGAGGTGAGCTTAATtgtacttgaaaaaaaaaagagtgaaattttagttcataaaaattgttcaattttaaccCTTTTTCTgtgagaaatatattttttggattatcattatatttctttagGGTTTTT
This genomic interval carries:
- the LOC101220733 gene encoding probable WRKY transcription factor 14, whose translation is MFCSLFEMDNNNYQQAGDLTDVIRLSSAPVAGHFSSEFSLDPFSGDRQLWSHLPADNSSMNFGDPLSFPTRDPFLLPHFSPFNFASDGGGEGLAADDQPSNLLSHMLQISPSSGDGVISTPPCESLATAVGNSPRSTSVRGGGGLVLPTGGSNSLCLMENSGIQISSPRNSANKRRKSQVKKVVCIPAPAPANSRSSSGEVVPSDLWAWRKYGQKPIKGSPYPRGYYRCSSSKGCSARKQVERSRTNPNMLVITYTSEHNHPWPTQRNALAGSTRSHPSRTTTATTANKTSPKHERINDILPTTTIKEEEMDEDQMTDKATTTNDNQEEGDHQDFPYDLIFTEFADQMNDLEHDNNHDHNHHLSADPLNNNMLMFSNHGFSAGNGEGSKDPFLELYDWAENSSGSLFKEAKGG